One segment of Cutaneotrichosporon cavernicola HIS019 DNA, chromosome: 4 DNA contains the following:
- the UTR2 gene encoding uncharacterized protein (Glycosyl hydrolases family 16) has translation MWAIALAAAALTAPVLAQGGATCNQTQACPLSAPCCSPYGFCGKAQFCLGGCEPLYSYQLTSCKPEPVCRDLVTDFTDLSRVMMNGTKYDGNATAWDWVVDAGKVVPSPTGDGARLTLTQEDKGTKISTTRYVHYGLIDFVMETSRWPGVVSAAITMSDVKDEIDFEWPGAVTNQVQSNFFFLGHVNYSDSNGGYHNLSGNTATSFHKYTINWQPDILEWWIDDKIVRSVKKADTWKESTQQYYFPTTPSRVQLSVWPAGIEGAAKGTVEWAGGMIDWTESDYINNGYFWNTIKQVSISCTDELPIAPDSTGYQFIGNDSDNVPMVGLTNRSTSMHANGAGTVSPVGAGLALALATSILLAFPAMAWVV, from the exons ATGTGGGCCATTGCTctcgctgccgctgccctCACGGcgcccgtcctcgcccaggGCGGCGCGACCTGTAACCAGACGCAGGCCTGTCCGCTCTCCGCACCATGCTGCTCGCCCTACGGTTTCTGCGGCAAGGCGCAGTTCTGTCTCGGCGGCTGCGAGCCGCTCT ACTCGTACCAGCTCACATCATgcaagcccgagcccgtGTGCCGCGACCTTGTAACGGATTTCACCGACCTCAGTCGCGTCATGATGAATGGAACCAAGTACGACGGCAACGCGACCGCGTGGGACTGGGTCG TCGACGCGGGCAAGGTcgtgccgtcgccgaccgGCGATGGCGCAcgcctcaccctcacccagGAGGATAAGGGCACCAAGATCTCGACTACGCGTTATGTCCATTACGGCCTGATCGACTTTGTTATGGAGACGTCGAGGTGGCCTGGTGTCGTCTCGGCTGCTATCACAATGTCGgacgtcaaggacgagatTGACTTTGAGTGGCCAGGCGCCGTCACCAACCAGGTCCAGAGC aacttcttcttcctcggtCACGTCAACTACTCGGACTCGAATGGCGGGTACCACAATCTTTCTGGAAACACAGCCACCTCGTTCCACAAGTACACGATCAACTGGCAGCCCGACATCCTCGAGTGGTGGATCGACGACAAGATTGTGCGTTCCGTTAAGAAGGCCGACACCTGGAAGGAGTCTACGCAGCAGTA CTACTTCCCCACGACGCCGTCTCGTGTTCAGCTCTCGGTCTGGCCCGCCGGTATCGAGGGTGCCGCCAAGGGCACTGTCGAGTGGGCTGGAGGCATGATCGACTGGACCGAGTCTGACTACATCAACAACGGTTACTTCTGGAACACGATCAAGCAAGTCAGCATCAGTTGCACTGACGAGCTTCCCATCGCGCCAGACTCGACGGGATACCAGTTTATCGGTAACGACTCGGACAACGTTCCCATGGTTGGCCTCACCAACcgctcgacgagcatgCACGCGAATGGCGCAGGTACCGTGTCGCCGGTCGGCGCgggcctcgccctcgccctcgccacgTCCATCCTCCTGGCCTTCCCGGCGATGGCCTGGGTGGTTTAA